One genomic segment of Arachis duranensis cultivar V14167 chromosome 4, aradu.V14167.gnm2.J7QH, whole genome shotgun sequence includes these proteins:
- the LOC107483826 gene encoding uncharacterized protein LOC107483826: MEEQREKQVMSSEAMEKISERLSCLENLYFPRALQSSATLPSQRKQIFRDLLSRDVPLFLERYGSELISDELGQFDSMKDDYEVNWHLKRLRSIMSPTSEELRMRSVTVKNRRRAYLDKLVYDGHYFSEDAMREREPYLHHEYVGKFQDQSSRGMARPGERWSETLMRRCEEAELVAKIRGEQQRMGVPERDWVGNEGFQEEEEEEEEEEEEEEEEEEEEEEKERNEERKKDGSNTQSAVRHLNQPDISDDGGASDPARESQESSLSAEELEDRMNQFTYIMQQKFLLGEDHEHLDYTKIDNDETLDDHWMREANIDAEERYFADD, translated from the exons ATGGAAGAGCAGAGAGAGAAGCAGGTGATGAGTTCGGAAGCGATGGAGAAAATATCGGAGAGGCTATCGTGTTTGGAGAACCTGTACTTCCCACGCGCCCTCCAATCCTCCGCCACTCTCCCTTCCCAGCGCAAGCAAATCTTCCGCGACCTTCTCTCCAGAGACGTTCCTCTCTTCTTAG AACGATATGGTTCTGAGCTTATTAGCGATGAGCTGGGACAGTTTGATTCCATGAAAGACGACTATGAGGTTAATTGGCATCTAAAGAGGCTTAGGAGCATAATGAGCCCAACTTCGGAGGAGTTGAGGATGCGGTCAGTGACTGTGAAGAACCGAAGGCGGGCTTACTTGGATAAATTGGTGTATGATGGGCATTACTTCTCCGAAGACGCCATGAGGGAAAGGGAGCCTTACCTGCACCATGAATATGTTGGGAAGTTTCAGGACCAGAGCAGCAGGGGCATGGCTAGGCCCGGGGAGCGCTGGTCTGAGACTTTAATGAGACGATGTGAGGAAGCTGAGCTGGTTGCCAAGATTAGAGGGGAGCAGCAGAGGATGGGTGTGCCCGAAAGGGATTGGGTCGGTAATGAGGGGTttcaagaagaggaagaggaagaggaagaggaagaggaagaggaagaagaagaagaggaggaggaggaggagaaggagcggaatgaagaaaggaaaaaggatGGAAGCAACACACAGTCTGCTGTG AGACACTTAAATCAACCCGATATAAGTGATGATGGTGGTGCTTCCGATCCAGCCAGAGAGAGTCAGGAATCATCTCTATCTGCAGAAGAGCTGGAAGACCGCATGAACCAATTTACGTACATTATGCAGCAGAAGTTCTTATTAGGGGAAGATCATGAACATCTAGATTACACTAAGATAGATAATGATGAGACCCTTGATGATCACTGGATGAGGGAAGCCAATATTGATGCAGAGGAGAGATACTTTGCTGATGATTAA